The sequence GCTCGAACTCGGCGGCAAGAGCCCGAACATTTTCTTCGCCGACGTGATGAGCGAGGACGACAGCTATTTCGACAAGGCGCTCGAAGGCTTCACGATGTTCGCGCTGAATCAGGGCGAAGTGTGCACGTGTCCGTCGCGTGTGCTGATCGACGAAAAGATTTACGACCGCTTCATGGAGCGCGCGTTGAAGCGCGTGGCTGCGATCACGCAAGGCCATCCGCTCGACACGAAGACGATGATCGGCGCGCAAGCCTCGCAGGAACAGCTGGAGAAAATTCTCTCATACGTCGATCTCGGCAAGCAGGAAGGCGCTGAATGTCTCATCGGTGGCGAGCGCAATACGCTCGGCGGCGAACTGAGCAAGGGCTACTACGTGAAGCCGACCGTATTCCGCGGCCACAACAAGATGCGCATCTTCCAGGAAGAAATCTTCGGACCGGTTGTTTCCGTGACGACCTTCAAGAACGAAGACGAAGCGCTCGAGATCGCGAACGATACGCTCTACGGTCTGGGCGCCGGTGTGTGGACACGCGACGGTACGCGCGCCTATCGCTTCGGCCGGCAAATCCAGGCGGGCCGCGTGTGGACCAACTGCTATCACGCGTATCCGGCACATGCTGCGTTCGGTGGCTACAAGCAATCGGGCATCGGTCGCGAAAATCACAAGATGATGCTCGACCACTATCAGCAGACCAAGAACCTGCTCGTCAGCTATAGCGACAAGCCGCTCGGTTTCTTCTGAGCGTAACGACCCTGTCCGAGCGGGCCGCATGACGCGGCTCGCTCTTTTTCAGCGAGGGCATGTGATGGCTGATGCGAAGGAAGTTGCCCGCGTGATCGCCACGCCTGCTGCGGTCGATTTGATCGATAAGTTGTGCGCTGAACACGGGGCTGTGCTGTTTCATCAATCCGGTGGATGCTGCGACGGCAGCGCGCCGATGATGTTTCCACAGAGCGAGTTCATGGTCGGCTCGTCCGATGTGAAACTCGGCTCGATTGCCGGCGTGCCGTTCTACATGAGCGAATCGCAGTTCGAATACTGGCAGCACACGCAGTTGATTATCGACGTGGTGCCGGGTAATGGTGGGATGTTTTCTTTGGAACGGCCGAGCGGGCTGCGGTTCTTGACGCGCTCGCGACTCTTCGAAGATGAGGAGAACGCGTGGTTGGAAACGCATCCGGTAGAACGGGTGGATGCTTAGCGTTTTTATGTCGCGCCGGATTTGAATTGTTGCTGAGTGCGGGCGTGCTCGCTAGCAGCACGTCGCTAATTTGATTCGCGGTCGATTGCTGGCGTTAACGGCGCGCTTTCACCAGCCGCTCGCGTCTAATTTGAACCGTCGCCGACTACCGGCGTTACCGGTGTACTCGCTAGCAGCGTGTCGCTATCGTCTTTCAGACCAACGCCCGTGAGACCCAAGCGCCTTGCATGCGTCAGCAGGTAGTGCAATTTGTGCGCGGCTGATTCGTAGTTAAGACCTTCGGGGCGGACGTTCGAAATACAGTTGCGTTGCGCATCGCTGCAGCCCACCTTCGGGGCGTACGTCAGGTAGATGCCCAGGCTATCGGGCGAACTCAAACCTGGACGCTCGCCAATCAGCATCACGACCAGTTTGGCATTGAGCAGTTCGCCGATCTCGTCACCGAGCGCGACGCGGGCCTGACGCGCGACGACAACGGGCCCAATCTTCCAATCCGCCAGGCGCGGTATGACAGCTTGCAGCAGCGGGATCGATTGCTTCGACGCAGCGAATGCAGAGAGGCCGTCGCCGATGACGAACACCACCTCGGGTGAGTCGATCGTGAGTTGCCCTAGCGCCGCGCGGCTCTCATCGCTTAAACGCCTTCCAAGATCCGGGCGCCGCAAATAATGCTCGCGATCAGGTGCCGCACTATGCACATCCAGCGTGCTGAAACTTTGTGCGCGCAGTTGTTCGTGCAGTACGTCCGTATCGAGCGGATGATGCACGGCGTCGCGCGCTTGCGCATGCGACAGGTTGAACGCCAGCAACGGCGCCGTCGGCAAGCTGTTGCCCGCGCGGCCCAACGCGATGCGTGCATTGGTGAACTGCCGCAGTGCATTCCATGGATTCTTTTCGAGGAAGTCGCTCATGCGATCCCCATCCAGTCATTCGCACCTTCCAGCAGCGGTTGCTGTAGCGATGCACTTAGCAATGCGCCGCGTGCGTCGGTGATCTGCATCGACTCCAGCCATTCTTCGAATTCCGGTGCACGGCGCAGGCCGAGCACGTCGCGCACGTAAAGGGCGTCGTGGAAGGACGTGCTTTGATAGTTGAGCATCACATCGTCCGCGCCCGGAATGCCCATGATGAAGTTGATGCCGGCGACGCCCAATAGCGTGAGCAGGTTATCCATGTCGTCCTGATCGGCTTCGGCGTGATTCGTATAGCAGATGTCGCAGCCCATCGGTACGCCGAGCAGTTTGCCGCAGAAGTGATCTTCAAGACCTGCGCGCGTGATCTGCTTGCCGTCGTACAGATACTCCGGTCCGATGAAGCCCACCACCGTGTTAACCAGAAACGGATTGAACTTGCGCGCAACTGCATAGGCGCGCACTTCGCACGTCTGTTGATCGACGCCGAAATGCGCATCGGCCGACAAGGCGCTGCCCTGGCCGGTTTCGAAATACATCAGGTTATTGCCGACGGTGCCGCGTTTCAGCGACAGCCCGGCTTCATACGCTTCCTGCAATAACGCAAGCGAAATACCGAAACCCGCGTTCGCCTTCTCCGTACCCGCAACCGACTGAAACACCAGATCGACCGGCGCGCCTTTCTCAATCGCCGAAATCGTGTTGGTGACGTGGGTCAGCACACACGATTGCGTCGGCACCTGATAGCGCTGACGGAAGTCGTCGATCATCAGCAACAGCTTGGTGATCGCGGCAAGATTGTCGCTGGCCGGATTGATGCCGATCATCGCGTCGCCGCAACCGTACATCAGACCGTCGAGCATCGACGCGGCGATACCTTTGACATCGTCAGTCGGATGATTCGGTTGCAGGCGCACCGACATGCGGCCCGGCAAGCCGACCGTATTGCGAAACCGCGTAATCACCGGACGTTTGCGCGCCGCCGCGATCAGATCCTGATTGCGCATCAGCTTCGAAACCGCCGCCACCATCTCCGGTGTGAGGCCAGCGGTAATGCGCGTGAGCGCGTCGGTATCGGTCGTGCTGCTCAGCAGCCAGTTGCGGAAATCGCCAACGGTCAGATGCGAGATCTCAGCGAACGCTTGCGGCGAATGATCGTCGATCACCAGACGCGTGACCTCGTCGCTTTCATACGGGATCAATGCTTCGTTGAGAAACGTGCGCAGCGGCACCTGCGCGAGCGCTATCTTGGCCGCGACGCGCTCTTCTTCACTCGCCGCCGCGACGCCCGCGAGCTGGTCGCCCGAACGTTGCGGACTGGCTTTCGCCATCAACGTTTTCAGGTCGGCGAAACGGTAAGTGCGGCTGCCGATTGTCTCGGTGTAGCTCATCTCTAAGACTCCATCGCCGCTGCTTGCGCAGCGGCTCGATCCGTCACTCTTCGAGCAAAGCGTCCGACGGCGCCGCTTCGCGTTGATGGCGCGTCAACAGGAAGTAGACATAGCCGAGCGCGAGGAAGATCGCGAACACGATGGCCACGAGGAAATTGAAGTAGACCATCGTTGCCAGACAAATCACCGCGGCCACCAGCGCGAACGCCGGAAAGAACGGAAACAGCGGCGCGCGGAACGGGCGTTCCATGTTCGGGTCCGAGCGGCGCAGCTTGAACAGCGACAACATGCTGATGATATACATCACGATAGCGCCAAATACGGACATCGTCACGATGTTCGCGGTCAGCGTCTGACCGCCGAACTGAATCAGCTCGTCGCTGTAGATCGCAGCGATGCCGACCACGCCACCCGCGATGATCGCGCGATGCGGCGTCTTGAAGCGCGGATGCACCTTGGAGAGCCATTCCGGCAGATAACCCGCGCGAGCCAGCGCGAAAATCTGCCGTGAGTATCCGAGGATGATGCCGTGAAACGACGCGACGAGCCCGAACAGGCCGAGCCACACCAGCATATGCATCCAACCGCTATGTTCGCCGACGATATATTTCATCGCTTGCGGCAGCGGATCGTTGATATTCGCCAGCTTGGTCCAGTCGCCGGCAGCCCCTGCAAACACCATCACGCCGATGGCGAGCACGACCAAGGTCAGAATACCGGTGATGTAGGCGATCGGAATCGAACGCTTCGGATTCTTGGCTTCTTCGGCGGCCATCGCGACGCCTTCGATCGCGAGGAAGAACCAGATGGCGAAGGGAATCGCCGCGAACATGCCGTGGAACGAGCCCATGCTGAAGGTATCCGCCCCCGACCAGCCGCCCTTCGTGAAGTTCGACCACTGGAAACCGGGCGACACGACGCCCATGAACACCAGCAATTCGAAGATCGCGAGCAGCGTCACGCACAACTCGAAGGCCGCGGCGATCTGCACGCCGACGATATTCAGCGCCATGAAGACGAGATACGCGCCCATCGCAGCATGTTTCGGTTCGAGACCGGGAAATTGCACATGCAGATAGGCGCCGATCGCGAGTGCAATCGCGGGCGGCGCAAAGACGAATTCGACTAACGTTGCCGCGCCAGCCAGATAACCACCGGTCGGACCGAAAGCGTGACGCGCATAGGCGAACGGGCCACCCGCATGCGGAATCGACGTGGTGAGTTCGGTGAAACTGAAAATGAAGGTGGTGTACATCGCGGCAATAAACACCGCCGTGATGACAAAACCGAGCGTGCCGGCGCTTGCCCAGCCGTAGCTCCAGCCGAAATACTCGCCGGAAATGACCAGACCGACCGCGATCCCCCACAGTTGCCACGTGCCGAGCGTCTGCTTCAACTCGTGATGCGTGACTTTACCGACGTGCTGATTCTTGGACTCTGATTTCATCGGGCGCTCCCTGATGTTGCCGCTTGCTCGACGCCGCAAGGCTTTGCGGTGCATGGGCGGACAGGCTTCAGCCGATGGTAGTGAGCCATTATTCGAGGTGTTATCGAAATTCGGCAAAGTTCGAGGGCGGATGTGTCAGTGAATGCTTAACTCTGTTCGCGCGCGTTTGAGCGAAGTTCGCAGGATTTGGTAAATGGGGACGTGGTACTTTGGTTCATGTCCATTCGGCAATCTTTCCCAGGTCGGTGACTTACTCATGAACCAATCGGACAATCGGGCTCGCTACGAAACTCGGCTGGGCCGCGTGCTGGACCATATTTACGATCATCTCGACGAACCGCTGGATATCGACCGTTTAGCGGACATTGCCTGCATGTCGCCGTATCACTGGCATCGCATCTTTCAGGCGATGTACGGCGAGACGGTGGCGACGACCGTGCGACGCTTGCGGCTGCATCGCGCGGCGGGATATCTGGCGAATGGATCGATGCCGATCGCGGAGATTGCCGAGCGCTCGGGCTATAGCAGTTTGCAGTCTTTCTCTCGCACCTTTCGCGCGGTGTTCGGCGTTCCGCCGGCGCAGTACCGCAAACAGGGTACGCATAGCCGGTTTCGTCCGGCGCTTTCAGGAGACGATCACATGACGATGCGTGAAGTGGTGATTCATCACGTTGAACCGATGGAGGTTTTGTCGGTGGATCACGTTGGGCCGTATATGCAGATCGGCAAAGCGTTCGATGGGTTGTTCGGCTGGTTGGCGAAACACAATTTGCTGGCTGGGCAGATGCGCATGATCGGGATTTACTACGACGATCCCGGGGTTGTTGCAGAGAATGCGTTGCGGTCGAAGGCCGGGGTGTTGTTGCCGCATCCGGTTCAGGCTTCGGTGACGGTGAGTACGCCGGTTTCGTTGGCGCATGTGAAAGGCGGTGAGTACGCGGTGTTGCGGCACAAGGGGCCGTACAGCGACATGCGTGCGGCTTATGAGTGGTTGTATGGGACGTGGCTCGTACAGTCGGGGCGTGAAGCGGCGGATGCGCCGGTGTTCGAGGAGTATCTGAATAGCCCGAAGGAAACTGCGCCTGCGGAGTTGCTGACGGAGATTTGTTTGCCGCTGGTTTGATGGTTTTGGCGTGGTTCTGTTTGTTCTGCCTGCTTTGTGCATGTTTACGCAGCGTGCTTTCCGGATGCCTCTCTGGTTTTTATAGTCTTTGTATATGTATACGTAGTAATAGTTAACAAGCCTCGCACCTGGCTGTGGATAACTTGAATCTTCGTTTACGGATCAAGGGTCTGCGGAATCGATAACCCTGCGGAGCGTGGGCGAACAGAGGCAAGGAGCCAGGGAAAACTTTTGACCGGCTTGATGAGGTCGCCGTCTTATCAAAGTTTCGCCCACAACGTGTCAGGTGGGTTGTACAAAAGTTGTCCAGAGGGGGCTGTGGATAAGTCGGGCTATCTGCGTAGCGCTCAATCCGCTAACTCGTACGACGTGCTGCGGCCCCCGGCTGCTGATTTTTTAAGCACCCCGGATGCGACCAGTTCGCTGATGTCGCGCAATGCGGTATCAGGTGAACACTTTGCAATCGCTGCCCATTTGCTGCTGGTCAACTTGCCGTCAAAACCGTCAAGCAGACGATTCAGCAGTTTGATTTGCCGCTCGTTAAACGGCGTGCTCGCCCAGTACCGCCAGAAGCTCGCCTTAGACAGCACAACGTTCAGCGTGAGCTGGGCGTGATCGATTGCTCGATGCAATGCATCGAGGAACCATGCCAGCCACTCGGTGATATCGAGTGTGCCCTTTTGTGTCCGCTCGAGAATGTCGTAATAGTCTTTCCGCTCACGCTGGATCTGTGCCGACAAACTGTAGAAGCGCTCTGGGCTGCCGTCAGCGCGCGCCATAAGCAGATCACCAATGGCGCGTGCAATGCGGCCGTTGCCATCGTCGAAAGGATGCAGCGTAACGAACCAGAGGTGAGCGAGCCCCGCCTTGAGCACCGGTTGATCGGCCGTATCGGCATTCAGCCAGGCTAGAAACTGGTCCACCTCCATTCCCAGCCGTGCTGCGGGCGGTGCCTCGAAGTGGACTTTCTGACGCCCAATCGGGCCGGAAACAACTTGCATCGGCCCTTTGGAATCGTCGCGCCAGTTGGCAACGCTGATCCGGGACATACCGCTGAACCCGGTCGGAAAAAGCGCAGCGTGCCATCCAAACAGGCGCTCTTTCGACACCTCGGCCGAGCAATTCAGAGTGGCGTCGAGCACCATTTCTACGACACCTTCAACGTGGCGGTCGACCGGCGCGAGCGCGCCTATATCGACGCCGAGCTTGCGGGCTATCGACGAGCGCACCGATGCAACATTGAGTTGTTCGCCTTCTATCTCGCTGGTTTTGACGACGTCGTCGGTAAGCGCGACAAGACTGGCCTCGCTGCGTAGTGCCAGCCCCACATCGGCAAGACGCCCGAACAAAAGCCCTTGTGCTCGGGACACCTCCGCGAGCGGAGCCGCAAGGCGTGACAAGTCATAGCGCCAGGCGGGCCATTCGGGTGATTCCCAGATGTATAACCAATCTCCGCGATTCATGCGGAGATTATGGTCTACTTTCCCCGCAGATACAAATTATTCTCCGCAAAATATGCGGAGAATAATGACCCTATTCGCCGCTCGGGGCAGTCGGATCCCCGCGGGCGACCCATTTTCCGCGCGGATTGGGCTGGATGAGGTGACGAAATTGAGGCGAACCGCTTCATATGCGGCAAGCTCTCCAGCGTAGCCACACGTCGAGACTCACAAAGCATCGGGGGCGAAAAGGCTAGACTATCATCGCGTTTCACGACACCGATCGTCTCCGTTTTTTCCCACCCTTGCACCATGAACTTCGACTATTCCACGCTCGACGCATTGCGCCAGAACCATCCCGCATGGCGGCTGCTGCGCTCGGATCACGCGCCGCTAGTCGCAAGCTTTCTGCATCGCACTTTCACGGCGCCCAATGTGCGCGTGATATCGCAAGCGGACCTGGCCGAAGCGCTGGAAGACGAGCTGTATGCATTGCGCGAGCAGCTTGGTCCCACCGCCTTTCCAAAAGCAGCGTCCGACTATCTAAACGACTGGGCCGCCAACGACAAAGGCTGGCTACGCAAGTTTTATCGTCAGGATTCGGACGAACCCCAATTCGATCTCACGCCCGCTACGGAAAAGGCCATTGCGTGGCTTGGCACATTGACGGCACGTAGTTTCGTCGGTACTGAGTCGCGCTTGCTTACCTTGTTCGAATTGCTCAAACAGATGAGCGAAGGCAGCGACAGCGACCCCGAGACACGTCTTGCCGAACTCCATAAGCGCCGCGCTGAGATCGATGCGGAAATCGCCCGTGCGGAGGCTGGAGACATTGCGATTCTGGATGACACGGCGCTAAAAGACCGCTTCCAGCAGTTCACAGCGATCGCACGTGAACTGCTGACCGACTTCCGCGAAGTCGAACACAATTTTCGCGGTCTAGACCGTCGGGTGCGAGAGCGCATTGCCCTATGGGACGGAGCAAAAGGCGAACTATTAGAGGAAATCATGGGCGAGCGCGATGCAATCGCCGACTCGGATCAGGGGCGCAGTTTCAGGGCGTTCTGGGACTTTCTGATGTCGAGCAGCCGCCAGGAAGAGTTGACGGTGTTGCTCGACCGCGTGCTGGCGCTCCCGCCCGTGGCGGATCTCAAGCCCGACGCGCGCACACGGCGGGTTCACTATGACTGGCTGGAAGCTGGCGAGCATACGCAGCGCACCGTCGCTTTTCTATCACAGCAGTTGCGGCGCTTCCTCGATGATCAGGCATGGCTCGAAAACCGCCGCATCATGGATATCCTACATGGCGTGGAAGCTAAAGCGCTGGCCTTGCGAGACACGCCACCCGCCGGTGAAGTTATGACGATCGCCGACACGGCGGCCGAGATCGAACTGCCGATGGAGCGGCCACTCTATGCACCGAGCCTCAAACCACGCATTGCCGGCATCGCGATCGAGGCCGGCGATGCCGACATCGACGCCGCGGCGTTGTACTCCCAGGTCGTAGTCGACAAGGCCAGACTGGTATGGCATATCCGTCATGTTCTGCAGGACCGTTCGCAAGTGACACTGCGCGAGCTTTGCGACACTCAGCCTCTGGAGCAAGGTTTAGCCGAACTGGTCGCTTACTTGCAACTTGCCGGCGATACGTTCAGCACGGTAGTGGACGAGCAGGTCAGCGAGACAATCGTCTGGCGTAGCCGGAAGGACAGCGGCGAACAACAGACCCGGCAGGCAAGCCTGCCACGCGTTATTTTCGTGAGATAAGGATATTGGAACAGGAACATGACGCAGCGGCGTCGACGCACGATCTGTCGAGCCTACTGATTCCGTTGCTTAAAGGCGTGATTTACCGGGACGCGGATGCCGCCTTATGGAGCGCCTTGCTCGACTTGCAAGCGCGCGTAAGGGATTACGTCACGGTGTTAAATCTCGAGTTGGTGCTCGACGAAGCAGAGGGCTACGCGTTCCTGCGCTCCCGTCCCGATAACGACGATGACGATTCGCCTGCGTTGCCCCGTCTTGTCGCAAGACGCCCGTTGTCTTTTCCGGTGAGCCTGATGCTGGCATTGCTCCGCAAGAAGCTCGCCGAGTCCGACGCCGGCGGTGGAGACACTCGCCTCATTCTCACGCGCGAGCAGATGGTGGAAATGATTCGTGTGTTTCTACCGTCAGGCAGCAACGAAGCCAAACTGATTGACCAGATCGACACGCAAATAAACAAGATCGTCGAACTCGGTTTCTTGCGCAAACTGAAGCCAGCCGCCGGTAAGCGCGAAGGCCAAGCCGCCGCGTTCGAAGTACAGCGAATCCTCAAAGCGTTCGTCGACGCCCAGTGGCTCGCCGATTTCGACGCACGGCTCGCGGTCTATCAAGCGCAACTCGGCACAGCAGCATCAAGGAGCGCAGATGACTGACATGCAACTGCCCGGACTCGATTTCGTCGCCGACGACGCGTTATCCGGTTTTCGTCTGCATCAACTGGAGGTCTTCAATTGGGGGACCTTCGACCGCCGGGTGTGGACGCTGAACCCCGACGGCAAGAACACGCTGTTGACGGGCGACATCGGTTCCGGCAAATCGACACTCGTCGATGCCGTGACGACGTTGCTGGTTCCCGCGCATCGCATCGCCTACAACAAAGCAGCGGGCGCTGACAGCAAGGAGCGCACGCTGCGCTCGTACGTGCTCGGCCATTACAAGTCGGAACGCAACGAGACCAGCGGCACGGCTAAACCCGTGGCTTTGCGGGACCCCAATAGCTATTCCGTCATTCTGGGTCGCTTCCACAACGCGGGCTATGACCAAACCGTCACGCTTGCCCAAGTGTTCTGGATGAAAGACACGCACGGCCAACCAGCGCGGTTATTCGTCGGTGCGGAGCGAGCGCTTTCGATCGCAGCGGACTTTGCCGACTTCGGACCGGACATCGCTGGCCTGCGCAAAAAGTTGCGTGCGCTCGGCGCGGAGTTGTTCGACAGTTTTCCGCCATACGGTGCATGGTTCCGTCGGCGCTTCGGGATCGAGAACGAGCAGGCGCTGGAGTTGTTTCATCAAACGGTGTCGATGAAGTCGGTGGGCAATCTGACGGACTTTGTCCGTAGCCACATGCTCGAACCGTTCGATGTCGCGACGCGCATGACTGCGCTGATTGGCCACTTCGACGACCTGAATCGCGCTCATGAAGCGGTGTTAAAAGCCAAGAGGCAGATGGAACGGCTAGGCCCGCTCGTCGAGGATTGCGAGCGGCACGCGCTGCTTGTATCGCAAGTCGACGATCTGCGGGCCTGCCGGGAGGCGCTTAAATCGTATGCCGCCGACCTCAAGGTCGGTTTGCTCGACCGGCGAATTGAGAATCTCGCTGCGGAATGGGAGCGACAGGATGTGCATGTCAAGCGACTCGACGCAACGCGCTCCGCGCAGCGTATCGAGGAAGGCGAACTGCGGCGCAACATTGCCGAAAATGGTGGGGATCGGTTAGAGCGGCTTGAGGGCGAAATTCAATCGAAGGATGCAGAGTGTTCTCGGCGCA comes from Burkholderia sp. GAS332 and encodes:
- a CDS encoding Ethanolamine ammonia-lyase light chain, giving the protein MSDFLEKNPWNALRQFTNARIALGRAGNSLPTAPLLAFNLSHAQARDAVHHPLDTDVLHEQLRAQSFSTLDVHSAAPDREHYLRRPDLGRRLSDESRAALGQLTIDSPEVVFVIGDGLSAFAASKQSIPLLQAVIPRLADWKIGPVVVARQARVALGDEIGELLNAKLVVMLIGERPGLSSPDSLGIYLTYAPKVGCSDAQRNCISNVRPEGLNYESAAHKLHYLLTHARRLGLTGVGLKDDSDTLLASTPVTPVVGDGSN
- a CDS encoding Ethanolamine ammonia-lyase heavy chain, which codes for MSYTETIGSRTYRFADLKTLMAKASPQRSGDQLAGVAAASEEERVAAKIALAQVPLRTFLNEALIPYESDEVTRLVIDDHSPQAFAEISHLTVGDFRNWLLSSTTDTDALTRITAGLTPEMVAAVSKLMRNQDLIAAARKRPVITRFRNTVGLPGRMSVRLQPNHPTDDVKGIAASMLDGLMYGCGDAMIGINPASDNLAAITKLLLMIDDFRQRYQVPTQSCVLTHVTNTISAIEKGAPVDLVFQSVAGTEKANAGFGISLALLQEAYEAGLSLKRGTVGNNLMYFETGQGSALSADAHFGVDQQTCEVRAYAVARKFNPFLVNTVVGFIGPEYLYDGKQITRAGLEDHFCGKLLGVPMGCDICYTNHAEADQDDMDNLLTLLGVAGINFIMGIPGADDVMLNYQSTSFHDALYVRDVLGLRRAPEFEEWLESMQITDARGALLSASLQQPLLEGANDWMGIA
- a CDS encoding ethanolamine:proton symporter, EAT family, translating into MKSESKNQHVGKVTHHELKQTLGTWQLWGIAVGLVISGEYFGWSYGWASAGTLGFVITAVFIAAMYTTFIFSFTELTTSIPHAGGPFAYARHAFGPTGGYLAGAATLVEFVFAPPAIALAIGAYLHVQFPGLEPKHAAMGAYLVFMALNIVGVQIAAAFELCVTLLAIFELLVFMGVVSPGFQWSNFTKGGWSGADTFSMGSFHGMFAAIPFAIWFFLAIEGVAMAAEEAKNPKRSIPIAYITGILTLVVLAIGVMVFAGAAGDWTKLANINDPLPQAMKYIVGEHSGWMHMLVWLGLFGLVASFHGIILGYSRQIFALARAGYLPEWLSKVHPRFKTPHRAIIAGGVVGIAAIYSDELIQFGGQTLTANIVTMSVFGAIVMYIISMLSLFKLRRSDPNMERPFRAPLFPFFPAFALVAAVICLATMVYFNFLVAIVFAIFLALGYVYFLLTRHQREAAPSDALLEE
- a CDS encoding transcriptional regulator, AraC family, whose product is MGTWYFGSCPFGNLSQVGDLLMNQSDNRARYETRLGRVLDHIYDHLDEPLDIDRLADIACMSPYHWHRIFQAMYGETVATTVRRLRLHRAAGYLANGSMPIAEIAERSGYSSLQSFSRTFRAVFGVPPAQYRKQGTHSRFRPALSGDDHMTMREVVIHHVEPMEVLSVDHVGPYMQIGKAFDGLFGWLAKHNLLAGQMRMIGIYYDDPGVVAENALRSKAGVLLPHPVQASVTVSTPVSLAHVKGGEYAVLRHKGPYSDMRAAYEWLYGTWLVQSGREAADAPVFEEYLNSPKETAPAELLTEICLPLV
- a CDS encoding Fic family protein, whose amino-acid sequence is MNRGDWLYIWESPEWPAWRYDLSRLAAPLAEVSRAQGLLFGRLADVGLALRSEASLVALTDDVVKTSEIEGEQLNVASVRSSIARKLGVDIGALAPVDRHVEGVVEMVLDATLNCSAEVSKERLFGWHAALFPTGFSGMSRISVANWRDDSKGPMQVVSGPIGRQKVHFEAPPAARLGMEVDQFLAWLNADTADQPVLKAGLAHLWFVTLHPFDDGNGRIARAIGDLLMARADGSPERFYSLSAQIQRERKDYYDILERTQKGTLDITEWLAWFLDALHRAIDHAQLTLNVVLSKASFWRYWASTPFNERQIKLLNRLLDGFDGKLTSSKWAAIAKCSPDTALRDISELVASGVLKKSAAGGRSTSYELAD